The proteins below come from a single Metarhizium brunneum chromosome 1, complete sequence genomic window:
- the Rpn2 gene encoding Dolichyl-diphosphooligosaccharide--protein glycosyltransferase subunit 2, giving the protein MRFSIASTALALAGAAHATYWTFSDASVSVGSKTSEKTVETFSDTDRVRRTVSFGHQDTLKVALTTKEGSKAKRPHQAFLVLREASGLETPFALTVKESGKGVVQISHKDLPAQLLTATAPLEASLVLGSTGSTKGSVTPAFDIAVKLDPGHPTPSPDAPLRYGKLAEIHHIFRADPKNPPRIVSLVFSLAVLATVPALFIGWIGLGGNFGHASKAIGNAPLSHALFFGSIIAMEGVFFLYYSAWNLFQTLPVMGVVAVVAFLSGTKALGEVQARRLAGER; this is encoded by the exons ATGCGCTTCTCTATAGCCTCGACGGCACTGGCCCTTGCCGGCGCAGCTCACGCCACTTACTGGACCTTCTCAGATGCCTCTGTCTCCGTGGGTTCCAAGACGTCTGAAAAGACGGTTGAGAC ATTCTCTGACACCGACCGGGTCAGGAGGACAGTCAGCTTCGGACACCAAGACACCCTCAAAGTAGCACTGACTACCAAGGAGGGATCCAAGGCCAAGAGACCGCACCAGGCGTTCCTGGTTCTCAGGGAAGCTTCCGGGCTGGAGACGCCGTTTGCCCTGACCGTCAAGGAGTCGGGCAAGGGCGTGGTTCAAATC AGCCACAAGGACCTCCCCGCGCAGCTCCTCACCGCGACCGCCCCCCTCGAAgccagcctcgtcctcggctcGACCGGCTCGACAAAGGGCTCCGTGACGCCCGCCTTCGACATCGCCGTCAAGTTGGACCCCGGCCATCCTACGCCCAGCCCCGACGCTCCCCTGCGGTACGGCAAGCTCGCCGAGATCCATCACATCTTCCGCGCGGACCCCAAGAACCCGCCCAGGATTGTGTCGCTCGTGTTTTCGCTTGCTGTCCTGGCCACGGTGCCCGCTCTGTTCATTGGG TGGATTGGTCTCGGCGGCAACTTTGGCCACGcctccaaggccattggcaaTGCGCCGCTCTCGCACGCCCTCTTTTTCGGatccatcatcgccatggaGGGAGTCTTCTTTTTGTACTATAGCGCGTGGAACTTGTTCCAGACACTGCCGGTGATGGGTGTCGTGGCGGTTGTTGCGTTCTTGAGCGGCACCAAGGCTCTTGGGGAGGTCCAGGCCCGACGACTGGCTGGAGAGAGGTAA
- the QPCTL gene encoding Glutaminyl-peptide cyclotransferase-like protein codes for MLVGILLAVLGASPAAALAALTDDDLRSIPSPGDDFDIHKGKLLAPILIPRVPGTEGNYKTQKHFVDFFKSSLPSWELAWQNSTSKTPLSGTKEVPFSNLIFSRDPPGSHPGDVSRLTLVAHFDTLVKPEGFVGAIDSAAPCAMLMHVARSIDAALTKKWEHDDGGSGGLEVRQGVQILFLDGEEAFKQWSATDSLYGARSLAQEWDETFHPALSTFRTPLESISLFVLLDLLGSPDPSIPSYFLPTHWTYQSMAALEGRMRALGLLESRPAKPFLYNADKQPHQFYSGYIEDDHVPFMQRGVDVLHIIPGSFPSVWHKIDDDGDHLDLPTTRDWARIVTAFVVEFMELGGLLDKTAATSAEKTSATQSVHSKRTEL; via the exons ATgctcgtcggcatcctccTTGCGGTGCTCGGCGCATCCCCTGCCGCGGCCCTCGCGGCCCTTACTGACGACGACTTGCGCAGCATCCCCTCCCCCGGGGACGACTTCGACATACACAAGGGCAAGCTCCTGGCGCCCATACTGATCCCCCGCGTGCCCGGCACAGAGGGTAACTACAAGACTCAGAAGCATTTCGTCGACTTCTTCAAGTCCTCGCTGCCATCGTGGGAGCTCGCATGGCAGAACTCGACATCCAAGACACCTCTCAGCGGCACAAAAGAGGTGCCGTTTTCCAATTTGATATTCAGCCGAGATCCTCCCGGCTCGCATCCCGGCGATGTGTCGCGGTTGACCCTCGTGGCGCACTTCGACACGCTCGTCAAGCCCGAGGGCTTCGTGGGCGCCATTGATTCCGCCGCGCCGTGTGCCATGCTGATGCACGTGGCGAGGAGCATCGACGCCGCGCTGACCAAGAAGTGGGAgcacgacgacggcggcagcggcgggcTGGAGGTCCGGCAGGGCGTCCAGATACTCTTCCTAGACGGGGAGGAGGCCTTCAAGCAGTGGTCCGCTACGGACTCGCTGTACGGAGCGAG ATCACTGGCCCAGGAATGGGACGAGACGTTCCACCCGGCGCTGTCGACCTTTCGCACCCCGCTCGAGAGCATATCCCTCTTCGTCCTGCTCGACCTCCTCGGCTCGCCGGACCCCAGTATCCCCTCGTACTTTCTCCCCACGCACTGGACGTACCAGAGCATGGCGGCGCTCGAGGGCCGCATGCgcgccctcggcctgctcGAGTCCAGGCCCGCCAAGCCCTTCCTCTACAATGCGGACAAGCAGCCGCACCAGTTCTACAGCGGCTACATCGAGGACGACCACGTCCCCTTTATGCAGCGCGGCGTGGACGTGCTGCACATCATCCCGGGCTCATTCCCGTCCGTGTGGCACAAgatcgacgacgacggcgaccaCTTGGACCTGCCGACGACGCGGGACTGGGCGAGGATAGTCACGGCCTTTGTGGTGGAGTTTATGGAGCTGGGTGGGCtgttggacaagacggctgcGACGAGCGCCGAGAAGACGAGTGCTACGCAGAGTGTGCATAGCAAGAGGACTGAGTTGTGA
- the pst1 gene encoding Paired amphipathic helix protein pst1, whose amino-acid sequence MSLSRVSSDAELPSSSLAQRQVPQDLRSSEMNAWGISPPGFTATDELVTAFQEGGQRVIDICGENMERWALYRSFLDALTYLDQVKVQFHDQPDVYNRFLDIMKDFKSQAIDTPGVINRVSELFAGHPNLIQGFNTFLPPGYRIECGAGNDPNTIRVTTPMGTTVQSIAGRGQGEHGGPGASQPLFPERGTQWQQQQQQRSQHSIESPEANFSTPLQNGASLFVQAAAQSGAFDAPGSAQRNASAQGQSGAGTVPGARQTPGPASGPGGAGTGPGNQANMERRGPVEFNHAISYVNKIKNRFQDKPEIYKQFLEILQTYQREQKPIQDVYAQVTTLFNAAPDLLEDFKQFLPESAGQAKATPGRADESAPTGSSQTPQPGGQKMPPLGSFAPPPSASKDNKKRPRAEKQAAAAAETAPPETNATNRLQQPVVNGTGKRAKLSHARATGDASTIEPTLTPVMPEPYPPRPSATSNQEEIAFFERVKKFLSNRSSMNEFLKLCNLFSQGIIDRNTLFHKGALFIGANPDLMTFWKTFVGVNSQDVVIENRPAAPTEKLSLSNCRGYGPSYRLLPKRERLKPCSGRDELCNSVLNDQWASHPTWASEDSGFVAHRKNQFEEGLHRIEEERHDYDFNIEANLKCIQLLEPIAQQMLAMSPAEREAFHMPAALAGQSTSIFKRITKKIYGERGIDVVNDMYSHPFDVVPVLLARMRQKDEEWRFSQREWEKVWHAQTENMHLKSLDHMGILVKSTDKRNLTAKHLVDVIKTKHEEQRRERALRGKAPRHQLAWDFSNKQVILELLRLMMLYSMHNGQHSTQEKERILDFFETFVPAFFDLPEEMYQDKLPKMQPDSGEDDVEDSTPAELTNGRSRRNGRKGDLLRGVLDPGRNGSKPRSQKEDSAASGSKETTPDVTSANEEEMADAPEESAVPEVSNERWMPTVPKPVVVGGDNALLDEGGELKADGFFTRPWYNFFCNQTIFVFFNIFQTLYNRLLDIQQSQELVAQAVERLNRPKPARDIGFTENHMTFFEPTDDPETYWPKTVELIEEYITGDVDENRYQDVLRHYYLQNGWKLYTIQDLLKTLCRLALTCSSTDAKEKTPDLIHQYLTSREKEETSYQTEISARKFAEKCVKDGDIFVICWFPQKAEATVRWLQRDETTFYMDEMQVRERWQYYISSFIRVEPTEGIPRSRLQKVVLTRNLPSGDADSDSDEVPKPLSYSENLTTSICLKSSKMVWGPGTSEYFIYDRSPRTQEERERREKFTKALSMHRESKLLEKMVHNPSWTKDMGPEEVQEQNKNFRKWMDDGVAPPNGDVEMD is encoded by the exons ATGTCATTATCTCGTGTATCAAGTGATGCGGAGTTACCGTCATCTTCGCTTGCCCAGCGGCAAGTGCCTCAAGATCTGCGTAGCTCAGAAATGAATGCGTGGGGCATATCGCCTCCAGGCTTTACTGCCACTGATGAGCTCGTGACAGCGTTTCAAGAAGGTGGACAACGAGTGATTGATATCTGTGGTGAAAACATGGAGCGATGGGCACTTTACCGCAGTTTTCTC GATGCGTTGACCTATTTGGACCAAGTCAAGGTCCAGTTCCATGATCAACCCGATGTTTATAACAGATTCTTGGACATTATGAAGGATTTCAAGAGTCAAGC CATTGACACACCGGGCGTTATTAACCGCGTCTCCGAACTCTTTGCCGGGCACCCAAACCTCATCCAAGGATTTAACACATTTTTGCCTCCAGGATACAGAATTGAATGCGGCGCTGGAAACGACCCCAATACGATCAGAGTTACGACCCCAATGGGCACCACGGTACAGTCCAttgctgggcgaggccaaggagaacaTGGCGGTCCTGGTGCTAGCCAGCCTCTGTTCCCAGAGCGCGGCACCcagtggcagcagcagcagcagcagcgttCGCAGCACAGCATCGAGAGTCCAGAGGCCAACTTTAGCACACCGCTGCAAAATGGCGCCAGCCTCTTTGTTCAGGCCGCTGCCCAAAGTGGCGCCTTTGACGCCCCGGGATCTGCGCAAAGAAATGCGTCCGCCCAGGGACAATCCGGCGCTGGCACCGTCCCAGGCGCTAGACAGACTCCGGGTCCAGCATCCGGCCCTGGAGGAGCAGGCACTGGTCCTGGCAATCAAGCCAACATGGAGCGCCGTGGTCCGGTTGAGTTTAACCACGCCATCAGCTACGTCAATAAGATTAAGAACCGCTTTCAAGACAAGCCAGAGATTTATAAGCAGTTTCTCGAAATACTGCAGACCTATCAGCGGGAACAAAAACCCATCCAGGATGTATATGCCCAAGTTACCACTCTCTTTAATGCCGCGCCTGACCTGCTCGAGGACTTCAAACAATTCCTGCCCGAGTCTGCAGGGCAAGCAAAGGCGACTCCCGGACGTGCAGATGAAAGCGCTCCTACAGGCTCTAGCCAAACTCCCCAGCCTGGGGGACAAAAGATGCCTCCCCTGGGAAGTTTTGCTCCGCCCCCTAGCGccagcaaggacaacaagAAGAGGCCCCGTGCCGAGAAGCaagctgccgctgctgctgaaaCCGCTCCTCCCGAGACGAACGCGACAAACAGACTTCAACAACCTGTTGTAAATGGAACCGGCAAGCGGGCAAAACTCAGCCATGCCAGGGCTACTGGAGACGCTTCTACTATCGAGCCTACGCTTACTCCAGTCATGCCCGAACCGTATCCTCCTCGCCCGTCTGCCACCTCCAACCAGGAAGAAATTGCCTTCTTTGAGCGAGTCAAGAAGTTCCTGAGCAACCGATCGTCGATGAACGAGTTCTTGAAGCTGTGCAACCTTTTCAGCCAGGGCATCATTGACCGAAATACGCTCTTCCACAAGGGTGCCCTGTTCATTGGAGCCAATCCTGACCTCATGACATTTTGGAAAACATTTGTTGGCGTGAATTCTCAAGATGTCGTAATCGAGAATCGGCCTGCGGCTCCCACGGAGAAACTATCACTGAGCAATTGCCGTGGCTACGGTCCCAGCTACAGACTCCTTCCCAAGAGGGAGCGCTTGAAGCCCTGCAGCGGTCGTGATGAATTGTGCAACTCTGTTCTCAATGACCAGTGGGCTTCACACCCGACCTGGGCTAGTGAAGATTCTGGCTTCGTTGCTCACCGAAAGAATCAGTTTGAGGAGGGTCTTCATAGGATCGAAGAAGAGCGCCATGATTACGACTTTAACATCGAGGCTAATCTCAAGTGCATTCAACTTCTGGAGCCCATTGCGCAGCAAATGCTCGCCATGTCGCCTGCCGAGAGAGAAGCCTTCCATATGCCTGCTGCCCTTGCTGGCCAGAGCACTTCAATATTCAAGCGGATTACCAAGAAAATTTACGGTGAGAGGGGCATTGACGTTGTCAATGACATGTACAGCCATCCCTTTGACGTGGTACCCGTCTTGCTGGCCCGTATGAGACAAAAGGATGAAGAGTGGCGCTTCTCGCAGCGGGAGTGGGAGAAGGTTTGGCATGCGCAGACGGAGAACATGCACCTCAAGAGTCTGGACCACATGGGCATTTTGGTCAAGTCCACTGACAAGAGAAACTTGACTGCGAAGCACCTTGTGGATGTTATCAAGACCAAGCATGAGGAGCAACGCCGTGAGCGTGCCCTCAGGGGCAAAGCCCCGCGTCACCAGCTGGCTTGGGACTTTAGCAACAAGCAGGTTATTCTTGAACTGCTTCGTTTGATGATGCTATACAGCATGCACAATGGACAGCACAGCACGCAAGAGAAGGAGAGAATCTTGGACTTTTTTGAGACATTCGTCCCGGCCTTTTTTGATCTTCCCGAGGAGATGTATCAGGACAAGCTTCCCAAGATGCAGCCTGATTCCGGCGAAGACGATGTCGAAGATTCTACGCCTGCTGAACTGACCAACGGGCGAAGCCGCCGGAACGGCAGAAAGGGGGACCTGCTTAGGGGAGTTTTGGACCCCGGGCGCAACGGTAGCAAGCCCAGGAGTCAAAAGGAAGACAGTGCCGCTTCTGGTAGCAAGGAGACCACCCCCGACGTCACCTCGGCTAATGAGGAGGAGATGGCTGATGCACCAGAGGAATCTGCGGTGCCGGAGGTCTCGAACGAGCGCTGGATGCCAACCGTTCCCAAACCTGTTGTTGTAGGCGGAGATAATGCTCTGcttgacgagggcggcgagtTGAAGGCGGACGGCTTCTTTACCCGTCCCTGGTACAACTTCTTCTGTAACCAGACCAtttttgtcttcttcaacatttTCCAGACCCTTTACAACCGCTTGTTGGATATTCAGCAGAGCCAAGAGCTTGTTGCTCAAGCAGTCGAGCGCCTCAACAGGCCCAAGCCAGCCAGAGATATTGGCTTCACAGAGAATCACATGACCTTCTTTGAGCCGACGGATGACCCTGAGACGTACTGGCCCAAGACTGTGGAGTTGATTGAGGAGTACATTACTGGTGACGTTGACGAGAACCGTTACCAAGACGTCTTGCGCCACTACTACCTTCAGAATGGATGGAAATTGTACACTATTCAGGATCTCCTGAAGACACTGTGCCGACTGGCCCTGACTTGCAGCAGCACCgatgccaaggagaagacgcCGGATCTTATCCATCAGTATCTGACTAGCcgggagaaggaggagacGAGTTACCAAACGGAAATCTCGGCACGCAAGTTTGCAGAGAAGTgtgtcaaggacggcgacaTTTTTGTTATTTGCTGG TTCCCGCAGAAAGCCGAAGCCACGGTGCGGTGGCTGCAGCGCGACGAGACCACGTTCTACATGGACGAGATGCAGGTCCGCGAGCGCTGGCAGTACTACATCTCGTCGTTTATCCGAGTTGAGCCCACAGAGGGCATCCCCCGATCCAGGCTGCAAAAAGTTGTTCTTACGCGAAACCTGCCCTCTGGCGATGCCGACTCAGATTCAGATGAAGTACCTAAGCCACTCTCATACAGCGAGAATTTGACAACCAGCATCTGCCTTAAGAGCTCCAAGATGGTCTGGGGCCCGGGGACCTCGGAGTACTTCATCTACGACCGGTCGCCCCGGACACAGGAGGAGCGCGAGCGGCGGGAAAAGTTCACCAAGGCCCTCAGCATGCACCGCGAAAGCAAGCTCCTGGAGAAAATGGTGCACAACCCATCGTGGACAAAGGACATGGGTCCCGAGGAGGTTCAGGAACAAAACAAGAACTTCCGCAAATGGATGGACGACGGGGTCGCGCCGCCCAACGGAGACGTCGAGATGGATTAG
- the taf2 gene encoding Transcription initiation factor TFIID subunit 2 has product MSLLDGVEQHPLLHTNDNLPPIKDDPVQEFFVIKQEARLDVNFRERRIDGTVDIYIVIFSDNVEEIHLDAAHCEIDTNNVTITEMREAHGEAIEGQKQKVPAEYRDPYQRLSHSKSWNWRAEHHDLRRRRARNVFHNRKTDVPAENREIEGCTPVYGSLKVSLRGGKDSERPKLIIRKSALNVDGANKGHKQFKVTVPFTNKNPRDGLHFVGEDALDNRYTHMYTRHSIQPGTASCIFPCVDDHGARCDWRISIRFPRTLGDALEQALATQKDTTVNGVDKYHDHDDRKTMLAEEDKLREMTVVCSGFLMEEMIDPQNDHKKIMTFEPEKKVSVQKLGFAIGPFEHIDLSSEFRTEEDEVKLGVSALKVHAYCLPGRADWVRSTGAALTMAADFLTYTFAKYPFGNFKICFLEDMVEDTVPLHSLAFISTRLLFPEEIIDTEIETTRKIVFTLTYQWIGINMIPNTRNDLWLVLGIAHYMTDLFMKKLCGNNEHRFRMKILSDKLVNVDIDRPSLFDLGPNLHLGEFEMDFMSLKVPVVFFILDKRMIKASGGHGLTRILQKFLTKAQIESSDRSTILDTEKFRAVCEKGSRYRLEAFWNQWVYGSGCPRFEVKAKFNKKRLCVELTLNQIQHQAAKRTGGLEKDDFLRVVKERRAGLKLGEVQPLFTGPMTVRIHEADGTPYEHILEIREDATRSTKFEIPYNTKYKRLKRTRRMKEKHSGGGSMEITENADDALLYCLGDVLQTPDDQRDWELIEWDPETERKMDQESYEWIRVDADFEWACDMKRTLEPYMYVSQLQQDRDVVAQQDAMLYLTHGPLHPIASGFLVRTLIDRRYFHGIRTMAAEALPRQSNIKGIPLLGLRQLMRAFREMFCYEQTNQPIPNDFTDKKQYNVRRAIIKAISEVRDHTYRCPLEARQFILNQLLFNNNEDNPYSDHFYIATLVEALATSLIPSKKDDWLSRQSKAPDEEERLFLEKAMEQIERVLRRDEWTNSYQNVWTIAGLDAKQRLMKAEVIPKSYPDFAQYLLDGSRDLIRIKAFEALIDLGAMMEATFFTFFLFALMTDKSPFVRNKLIQAMASGLAAIAFGEHTKIVKNEPTKDDIEETLLLVQDSAQEIEARKERIARKENLDAALKALRKEMDEMYVKDERFYSNAMRKALDHPGLGRNEVESLLDLAAMMFEETQGWVLTLNLPKAWKVERHAQRLADRLIVNFKSHYKTQPKHPITFPDVSEVPRPAPVPRTSSIKISTTKVSTPQRPIPAPGKSETDTIVASLVSNTNGTATKATNLGNGATPASAAPKRSRPENDNGTPVPKRPKTESSITNGDKASKKRRMVTLKTGNPKRLAVILGLPLGLAPVARTALPTGPPKEAVLGSSKDSITAKPRKPLPSGEVARKPLPGTASPVPQSTPKVSIDTKVATPSAGKASSPPASATPVSARPKIKIIRKPQPPPPTS; this is encoded by the coding sequence ATGTCGCTTCTCgatggtgttgagcagcACCCTCTGCTACACACAAACGATAACTTGCCACCGATTAAGGACGATCCCGTTCAAGAGTTCTTTGTCATCAAGCAGGAGGCAAGGCTGGACGTGAATTTTCGCGAGCGAAGAATCGACGGCACTGTTGACATTTATATCGTCATTTTTTCCGATAATGTCGAGGAGATTCATCTCGATGCAGCTCACTGCGAAATCGACACTAATAATGTGACCATAACCGAAATGCGAGAAGCCCACGGAGAAGCGATTGAGGGACAAAAACAAAAGGTACCTGCCGAATATCGGGATCCGTACCAGAGACTCTCCCATTCCAAGAGCTGGAACTGGAGAGCCGAACACCATGACCTTCGTCGGAGAAGAGCCAGAAACGTCTTCCACAACCGAAAGACCGATGTCCCCGCCGAGAATAGAGAGATCGAGGGGTGCACACCAGTCTACGGGTCATTGAAGGTCAGTCTTCGTGGCGGGAAGGACAGCGAGCGCCCAAAGTTGATTATAAGGAAATCCGCTTTGAATGTCGATGGCGCCAACAAGGGACACAAGCAGTTCAAAGTTACCGTCCCCTTCACCAACAAGAATCCTCGCGATGGCCTGCATTTCGTTGGAGAGGATGCTCTTGACAATCGGTACACCCACATGTATACGCGACATTCGATTCAGCCAGGAACAGCATCATGCATCTTTCCTTGTGTTGACGATCATGGCGCCCGGTGTGACTGGAGGATCTCAATACGATTTCCCCGAACTCTCGGAGACGCGCTCGAGCAAGCGTTGGCTACCCAAAAGGACACCACGGTCAATGGAGTTGACAAGTACCATGATCACGATGACCGCAAGACGATgctggcagaagaagacaagcTTAGAGAAATGACTGTTGTTTGTTCGGGGTTCCtcatggaggagatgattgACCCTCAAAATGACCACAAGAAGATCATGACCTTTGAGCCAGAAAAGAAGGTATCAGTACAAAAATTGGGATTCGCTATCGGGCCCTTCGAGCATATAGACCTGTCATCTGAATTTAGAACAGAGGAGGATGAAGTCAAGCTCGGCGTGAGCGCCTTGAAGGTCCATGCCTACTGCTTGCCTGGCCGCGCCGACTGGGTACGCAGTACAGGGGCAGCtttgacaatggcagcagacTTCCTGACCTACACCTTTGCTAAATACCCCTTTGGCAACTTCAAAATCTGTTTTCTCGAAGACATGGTGGAGGACACTGTACCATTACACTCTCTGGCATTTATCAGCACGCGCCTGCTGTTCCCGGAGGAAATCATCGACACCGAAATCGAAACAACCAGGAAAATCGTCTTTACTTTGACCTACCAGTGGATCGGCATTAATATGATACCCAATACCCGCAATGATCTCTGGCTTGTTCTCGGCATTGCGCATTACATGACTGATTTATTCATGAAGAAGCTCTGTGGAAACAATGAACATCGATTCCGTATGAAGATACTGTCGGACAAGCTGGTCAATGTCGACATCGATCGGCCGTCGTTATTTGATCTTGGTCCAAACTTGCACCTGGGAGAGTTCGAAATGGATTTTATGTCCTTGAAGGTGCCTGTGGTCTTCTTTATTCTCGACAAACGAATGATTAAAGCCTCTGGTGGCCATGGTCTGACGAGAATACTCCAAAAATTCTTGACCAAGGCACAGATCGAAAGCAGTGATCGTTCCACTATTCTGGATACTGAGAAGTTTAGAGCTGTTTGCGAGAAGGGCTCACGGTATCGGTTGGAGGCCTTTTGGAACCAGTGGGTATACGGCTCGGGCTGCCCCAGATTTGAAGTCAAGGCAAAATTCAACAAGAAGAGGCTTTGCGTGGAGTTGACTCTTAATCAGATACAACACCAAGCAGCCAAGAGAACGGGGGGTCTGGAAAAGGACGACTTTTTGCGGGTTGTCAAAGAACGACGAGCCGGCCTGAAGTTGGGAGAGGTACAGCCATTGTTTACTGGACCCATGACTGTGCGGATCCACGAAGCTGATGGCACTCCGTATGAGCACATTCTCGAAATACGAGAGGATGCCACGCGATCAACAAAGTTTGAAATCCCCTACAATACCAAGTATAAGCGACTCAAGCGTACACGACGCATGAAGGAAAAACATAGTGGCGGTGGGAGCATGGAGATCACCGAGAATGCAGATGATGCGTTACTTTATTGTCTTGGAGATGTACTTCAGACCCCGGATGATCAGAGGGATTGGGAACTGATAGAATGGGACCCAGAGACGGAGCGAAAGATGGATCAAGAGTCTTATGAATGGATCCGTGTTGATGCCGACTTCGAATGGGCGTGCGATATGAAGCGCACTCTCGAGCCGTACATGTACGTTTCCCAACTACAACAGGATAGGGACGTGGTAGCACAGCAAGACGCCATGCTCTATCTCACCCATGGACCACTCCACCCCATTGCCTCCGGTTTCCTTGTCCGAACCTTGATTGACCGACGGTACTTTCATGGTATCCGGACAATGGCTGCCGAAGCATTACCGCGGCAATCGAATATTAAGGGAATCCCGCTGTTAGGTTTGAGACAGCTCATGAGGGCATTCCGCGAAATGTTCTGCTACGAACAGACCAACCAGCCAATTCCAAACGATTTTACAGACAAAAAACAGTATAATGTTAGGCGTGCTATCATTAAAGCCATCTCCGAAGTTCGGGATCACACCTACCGCTGTCCGCTGGAAGCGCGTCAGTTTATCTTGAACCAGCTCTTGTTCAACAATAACGAAGACAACCCATACTCTGATCACTTCTACATCGCCACCCTGGTCGAAGCTCTTGCCACATCTCTTATTCCATCCAAGAAGGACGACTGGCTTTCTCGTCAGAGTAAAGCACCGGATGAAGAGGAGCGTTTGTTTCTCGAGAAAGCCATGGAACAGATCGAACGAGTCCTGCGACGTGACGAATGGACCAACTCATACCAGAATGTGTGGACCATTGCTGGCCTGGACGCAAAACAACGACTTATGAAGGCAGAGGTCATCCCGAAGAGCTATCCTGATTTCGCCCAATATCTGTTGGACGGGAGCCGGGATTTGATCCGTATCAAGGCCTTTGAGGCTCTCATAGACTTgggggccatgatggaagcaACTTTCTTcactttctttctctttgcACTCATGACGGACAAATCCCCATTCGTTCGCAACAAGCTCATTCAAGCGATGGCCAGCGGTCTTGCCGCAATCGCCTTTGGAGAACATACCAAGATCGTTAAGAACGAACCGACCAAAGACGATATCGAAGAGACGCTTCTCTTGGTGCAGGATAGTGCCCAGGAGATTGAAGCGAGGAAGGAAAGGATTGCCCGTAAGGAAAATCTTGATGCTGCTCTGAAGGCTTTGCGAAAGGAAATGGATGAGATGTACGTCAAGGACGAAAGATTTTACAGCAATGCAATGCGCAAGGCTCTGGATCATCCTGGCCTAGGACGGAACGAGGTAGAGAGTTTGTTGGACCTGGCTGCTATGATGTTTGAGGAAACCCAGGGCTGGGTGTTGACGCTCAATCTACCCAAGGCATGGAAGGTGGAGAGACATGCTCAGAGGCTGGCTGATCGACTTATTGTGAACTTCAAGTCACACTATAAAACACAGCCCAAGCATCCCATCACTTTCCCTGACGTTTCTGAAGTTCCTCGACCGGCCCCTGTTCCTAGAACGTCGTCCATCAAAATCAGCACTACCAAGGTGTCTACACCACAACGACCTATACCTGCTCCAGGCAAGAGCGAGACCGATACGATTGTCGCATCATTGGTATCAAACACCAATGGTACGGCGACGAAGGCTACCAATCTAGGAAACGGCGCAACGCCTGCGTCAGCCGCACCCAAACGATCTCGACCAGAGAATGACAACGGCACTCCTGTACCAAAACGTCCAAAGACAGAGTCATCTATCACCAACGGTGACAAGGCATCCAAGAAGAGGCGTATGGTGACGCTGAAGACGGGCAACCCTAAGCGTTTGGCTGTAATACTTGGATTGCCATTGGGCCTAGCTCCGGTTGCAAGAACAGCCCTTCCTACTGGACCCCCCAAGGAAGCCGTACTGGGAAGTTCCAAGGACAGCATTACTGCCAAGCCTAGAAAACCGTTACCTTCGGGCGAGGTTGCGCGAAAACCACTGCCGGGAACTGCTTCTCCTGTCCCACAGTCAACACCAAAGGTGTCTATTGACACCAAGGTTGCAACACCATCGGCTGGCAAAGCTAGTAGCCCCCCTGCTTCTGCGACACCAGTCAGCGCGAGGCCAAAGATCAAGATCATCCGAAAGccacagccgccgccgccgacgtcctAG